In Phaeobacter inhibens DSM 16374, the following proteins share a genomic window:
- a CDS encoding 50S ribosomal protein L11 methyltransferase: MPTFTALTTLTGKAPAEALGAAMERLTPEPTGLGVFEVEDGSGLWEVGGYFTESPDEAGLALLATMFDAQPFVISELPETDWVAHVRRELAPVEAGRFFVYGSHDADKLPADRIPLLIEAAMAFGTGHHGTTLGCLKALDKLIEDGFVGEKVADIGCGTAVLAMAAARVWDGQILASDIDQVAVDVAEANLKANDMEGRVHCLEAAGFDAPALAEAAPFDLIFANILKGPLVALAPDVAAHLRADGYAILSGLLNEQADEVQGVYAQNGINLVQRSEIGDWTTLLLQKTG; this comes from the coding sequence ATGCCCACCTTCACCGCCCTCACCACCCTGACCGGAAAAGCCCCTGCCGAAGCGCTCGGCGCGGCGATGGAGCGTCTGACGCCGGAGCCGACCGGTCTGGGCGTGTTCGAGGTCGAAGACGGCTCCGGCCTGTGGGAGGTTGGCGGCTATTTCACCGAGAGCCCGGATGAGGCCGGTCTGGCGCTGCTGGCAACCATGTTCGACGCCCAGCCTTTTGTGATCTCAGAACTGCCAGAAACCGACTGGGTCGCCCATGTGCGCCGCGAACTGGCCCCGGTCGAGGCCGGTCGTTTCTTTGTCTACGGCAGCCATGACGCCGACAAACTGCCCGCCGATCGCATTCCTCTTTTGATTGAGGCTGCGATGGCCTTTGGCACCGGCCATCACGGCACCACGCTGGGCTGTCTGAAGGCGCTGGACAAGCTGATCGAGGATGGCTTCGTCGGCGAAAAAGTCGCCGATATCGGCTGTGGCACGGCGGTGCTGGCGATGGCGGCTGCACGCGTCTGGGACGGGCAGATCCTGGCCAGCGACATTGATCAGGTCGCGGTTGACGTGGCCGAGGCCAATCTGAAGGCCAACGACATGGAAGGCCGTGTGCACTGTCTCGAGGCGGCGGGCTTTGACGCCCCGGCCTTGGCCGAGGCCGCACCCTTTGATCTGATCTTCGCCAATATCCTGAAGGGCCCTCTGGTTGCATTGGCGCCTGACGTGGCGGCGCATCTGCGCGCCGATGGCTATGCGATTCTCTCCGGTCTTCTCAACGAACAGGCCGACGAGGTGCAGGGCGTTTATGCACAGAACGGCATCAATCTGGTGCAACGCAGCGAGATTGGTGACTGGACGACGCTGCTTTTGCAGAAAA